A window from Pseudomonas kribbensis encodes these proteins:
- a CDS encoding non-ribosomal peptide synthetase translates to MNADQLLALFARHGVVLEVDGDRLRCKAPRGFLTEELTAALKLHKQELITLLGGGDDAVIPRRAGAHASWPLSFSQRQLWFLDQLEPGNPFYNVPTAVTLKGQLSVAHLERALNELVARHEALRTTFCSVDGEPRQVVHPSMPLSLSVTDLRHLPAAEREQQVRFAVEQDARAPFDLATGPLLRASLLRVDEDEYLWLYSVHHIIADGWSMGVIQQEVATLYGDYLRGETSTLAPLPVQYADYACWQQQRIGGAALDAQLDYWRRTLDDAPLLSTLPADRQRPLVQRYVGATFSSSVDGGTLRELTALARQTQGTLFNVLLGALAVLLWRHSGQQDLCIGTPFANRNRPEVEPLIGHFVNTLVLRQRLNPQQTFAELLRDVRGQMLDVHAHQDVPFERVVEAVNPQRDPGHSPLFQVMLVLQNTPGSGVRMPDLELTPYGTSSATAKFDLAFEWVERAGRLDLLVEYNTDLYDVATIERLSGHYRHLLEQIAADAKQPINALPLMNEAERQRVLVDFNRTMPLSQPAQCVHQLVEAQAASNPQACAVVFEDESLSYAELNARSNRLARHLRTLGVGPDVRVAVCIERSLEQPVALLAVLKAGGAYVPLDPDYPLGRLSHMLGDSTPAVLLTLGSAHGILRQAIQGSTWEAPILDLEKDAASWASLPADNLDPRNVGVTPDHLAYVIYTSGTTGLPKGAMVAHRGLSNLLLWCLQVCGEAGAMLHKIPFGFDASAWETFWPLATGGRLIIAKPGGHYEPAYLAREVREQKVTALVFVPAMLQLFLEVEEVSLCTSLTDVFSGGGELPPALARRFQERLPHARLHNVYGPTETTVINSIWTLEPGADVPASKLPIGRPISNNRFYVLDDRDEPVPVGVTGQLHIGGVGVARGYLGLAQLSAERFIDNPFVAGDRLYRSGDLARYRPDGQLEFLGRNDFQVKLRGVRLELGEIEARLEAFPGIRSAVVLMVGDAPQDQRLVACCVVSESMDEAAAQAHLAMTLPRAVVPGSYLWLDALPLTANGKVDRTALMALADEEMVNRQVNLSSPRDHIELTLYQIWKRLLLVPQIGIRDNFFNVGGTSIAAIKMAHEISQVFAVEMPVRVVLSYPTIEALGGWLRVGANPAVAQGNLIEFRRGSGQHNVVCIHPAGGTAFCYLSLAKVLPDEAGVYGVQSPGLNPGESTEPTVEAMAEAYLRLIEPLTTQPLILTGLSFGGLVAYEMARLLTAAGHRHVTVVLLDTQGSDDPGFREQIGTVDMAEFRDKLVRFNGMYPGIEDAQVERYFHIYNHNRLAMAAYECAPRAGRVVLIQAREDFSRHQLHELRGFWRRRTGSGYLAKLVSGGHWDMLESAEIHRVSQIIRQELQRFAAQEAK, encoded by the coding sequence ATGAATGCCGATCAATTGCTGGCGTTGTTCGCTCGCCATGGCGTGGTGCTCGAGGTGGACGGTGACAGGCTGCGTTGCAAGGCGCCGCGCGGGTTTCTCACCGAAGAACTGACAGCGGCGCTCAAGCTCCACAAGCAGGAACTGATTACCTTGCTCGGTGGCGGTGATGACGCAGTGATTCCCCGTCGTGCCGGCGCACACGCGTCCTGGCCGTTGTCGTTCTCGCAACGGCAGCTGTGGTTTCTCGATCAACTGGAACCCGGCAACCCGTTCTACAACGTGCCCACGGCGGTGACGCTGAAGGGGCAGTTGAGCGTCGCGCATCTGGAACGAGCACTGAACGAGCTGGTTGCCCGCCACGAAGCCCTGCGCACGACGTTTTGCAGTGTGGACGGTGAGCCGCGTCAGGTCGTGCATCCGTCGATGCCGCTGTCGTTGTCGGTGACGGATCTGCGCCATTTGCCTGCCGCAGAGCGCGAGCAGCAAGTACGATTCGCCGTCGAGCAGGACGCCCGGGCACCGTTCGATCTGGCCACCGGCCCATTGCTGCGGGCGTCGTTACTGCGCGTGGATGAAGACGAATACCTGTGGCTGTACAGCGTGCATCACATCATCGCCGACGGTTGGTCGATGGGCGTGATCCAGCAGGAAGTCGCGACGTTGTACGGCGATTATCTGCGTGGAGAAACCTCGACGCTTGCGCCGTTGCCGGTGCAATACGCCGACTACGCCTGCTGGCAGCAACAGCGCATCGGTGGTGCGGCGCTGGATGCTCAACTCGATTACTGGCGTCGCACCCTGGACGACGCGCCGCTGTTGTCGACCCTGCCCGCCGACCGGCAGCGCCCGTTGGTGCAGCGTTATGTCGGTGCCACGTTCAGTTCCTCCGTCGATGGCGGCACTTTGCGCGAGCTCACGGCGCTGGCCCGGCAGACCCAGGGCACGCTGTTCAACGTATTGCTGGGGGCGCTGGCAGTGCTGTTGTGGCGCCACAGCGGTCAGCAGGATCTGTGCATCGGCACGCCGTTCGCCAACCGCAATCGCCCGGAAGTCGAGCCGCTGATCGGTCACTTCGTCAACACGCTGGTGCTGCGTCAGCGTCTGAATCCGCAGCAGACCTTCGCCGAATTGCTGCGCGACGTGCGCGGCCAGATGCTCGACGTTCACGCCCACCAGGACGTGCCGTTCGAGCGCGTGGTCGAAGCCGTCAACCCGCAGCGCGATCCCGGTCATTCGCCGCTGTTCCAGGTGATGCTGGTGTTGCAGAACACCCCCGGCAGCGGCGTACGGATGCCCGATCTGGAACTGACGCCGTACGGCACCAGCAGTGCCACGGCCAAGTTTGACCTGGCGTTCGAATGGGTCGAGCGGGCAGGGCGACTGGACTTGCTGGTGGAATACAACACCGACCTCTATGACGTCGCGACCATCGAGCGCCTGAGCGGGCATTACCGTCATCTACTTGAGCAGATCGCCGCCGACGCCAAGCAACCGATCAATGCGTTGCCGTTGATGAACGAGGCTGAACGTCAGCGGGTGCTGGTCGATTTCAACCGCACAATGCCGCTGTCGCAACCGGCGCAATGCGTGCATCAACTGGTCGAAGCTCAGGCCGCGAGCAACCCTCAGGCCTGCGCAGTGGTGTTCGAGGACGAATCCCTGAGCTACGCCGAACTCAATGCCCGGTCCAACCGACTCGCGCGGCATTTGCGCACATTGGGCGTCGGCCCGGACGTGCGCGTGGCGGTGTGCATCGAGCGTTCGTTGGAACAGCCGGTGGCGTTGCTGGCAGTGCTCAAGGCCGGTGGCGCCTATGTGCCGCTGGACCCCGATTATCCGCTGGGACGCCTGAGCCATATGCTCGGCGACAGCACGCCGGCGGTGCTGCTGACCCTCGGCTCGGCACACGGGATTTTGCGTCAGGCTATACAAGGTTCGACCTGGGAAGCGCCGATTCTCGATCTCGAAAAAGATGCCGCGAGCTGGGCGTCATTGCCCGCCGACAATCTCGACCCACGCAATGTCGGCGTCACCCCTGACCATCTCGCCTACGTGATCTACACCTCGGGCACCACCGGTTTACCGAAGGGCGCGATGGTTGCCCACCGTGGCCTGAGTAACCTGCTGCTGTGGTGCTTGCAGGTCTGCGGTGAGGCGGGGGCGATGCTGCACAAGATCCCGTTCGGTTTCGATGCCTCGGCGTGGGAGACATTCTGGCCGCTGGCAACCGGCGGGCGTCTGATCATTGCGAAGCCCGGCGGGCATTACGAACCGGCGTATCTGGCGCGCGAGGTACGCGAGCAGAAGGTCACGGCGCTGGTGTTCGTGCCGGCGATGTTGCAGCTGTTTCTGGAAGTCGAAGAAGTCAGCCTGTGTACGTCGCTGACCGATGTATTCAGCGGCGGCGGTGAACTGCCGCCCGCCCTGGCCCGGCGTTTTCAGGAGCGCCTGCCCCATGCGCGGCTGCACAACGTCTACGGCCCGACCGAAACCACGGTGATCAACAGCATCTGGACCCTTGAGCCCGGCGCCGACGTGCCCGCCAGCAAACTGCCGATCGGCCGGCCGATTTCCAACAACCGTTTTTACGTACTCGATGACCGCGACGAGCCGGTGCCCGTGGGTGTCACCGGGCAATTGCACATCGGTGGCGTCGGCGTGGCCCGGGGGTATCTGGGGCTGGCGCAGCTCAGTGCCGAGCGCTTTATCGACAATCCGTTCGTGGCAGGCGATCGCCTCTATCGCAGCGGCGATCTGGCGCGCTATCGCCCGGACGGCCAACTGGAGTTTCTCGGGCGCAACGACTTCCAGGTCAAGTTGCGCGGTGTGCGTCTGGAACTGGGCGAGATCGAAGCCCGGCTCGAAGCGTTTCCCGGCATCCGCAGCGCCGTGGTGCTGATGGTCGGCGACGCGCCGCAGGACCAGCGGCTGGTGGCCTGTTGCGTTGTTTCCGAGTCGATGGATGAAGCGGCGGCGCAGGCCCATCTGGCAATGACGCTGCCCCGAGCGGTGGTCCCCGGCAGTTATCTGTGGCTCGACGCCTTGCCGCTGACCGCCAATGGCAAGGTCGATCGGACTGCGCTGATGGCGTTGGCGGACGAGGAAATGGTCAATCGTCAGGTCAACCTGAGCAGCCCGCGCGACCACATTGAACTGACGCTGTACCAGATCTGGAAACGCCTCCTGCTGGTGCCGCAGATCGGCATTCGCGACAACTTCTTCAACGTCGGCGGCACCTCCATCGCCGCAATCAAGATGGCCCATGAAATCAGCCAGGTGTTCGCGGTTGAAATGCCGGTACGCGTGGTGCTCAGCTACCCGACCATCGAAGCACTGGGCGGCTGGCTGCGGGTCGGGGCGAACCCGGCGGTGGCGCAGGGCAATCTGATCGAGTTCCGGCGCGGTAGCGGCCAGCACAACGTGGTGTGCATTCACCCGGCGGGCGGCACGGCGTTCTGTTACCTGTCGCTGGCCAAGGTGTTGCCGGACGAGGCCGGTGTTTACGGGGTGCAATCGCCGGGGCTGAATCCGGGGGAGAGTACCGAGCCGACGGTTGAAGCGATGGCCGAAGCGTATCTGCGATTGATCGAACCGCTGACGACGCAACCGCTAATTCTCACCGGGCTGTCGTTCGGTGGCCTGGTGGCTTATGAAATGGCTCGGTTGCTGACGGCGGCGGGGCATCGTCACGTGACGGTGGTGCTGCTCGATACTCAGGGCAGCGACGATCCGGGTTTCCGCGAACAGATCGGTACCGTGGACATGGCCGAGTTCCGCGACAAACTGGTGCGCTTCAACGGCATGTACCCCGGCATCGAAGACGCGCAAGTCGAGCGCTATTTCCACATCTACAACCACAACCGTCTGGCCATGGCCGCCTATGAATGTGCGCCGCGCGCCGGGCGTGTGGTGCTGATCCAGGCGCGGGAAGACTTCAGCCGCCATCAGTTGCATGAACTGCGCGGTTTCTGGCGGCGGCGCACAGGTAGCGGCTATCTGGCGAAACTGGTCAGCGGCGGGCACTGGGACATGCTCGAAAGTGCGGAGATCCATCGGGTGTCGCAGATCATCCGGCAGGAGCTGCAGCGCTTCGCCGCGCAGGAGGCGAAATGA